GGAACCAGCATGttgttgaaaaattttaaagcaGCACAGTTGTCCTTGTCCATGCTTAAGTAACATAGTTTCAGGCTCCAACATACAGATTTTATATCCAGAAACTCCAGTAGTGTCTCCTTATAACATCACCTGCTTATGTTTTCTGATGGTACATTATATGGTAAGttttcatgagttgtgtgaGAGCAACATCTAaaggtaaaattttaaaacctttgGATGAGGATTTCCTGATTGTACATGTGTAGCACCAGAGTTATAGGTTGCATTTGGACTTAAATCACAAGCAATTTGCCCAGAGATTCTGTCAAGTGACCGTGCATCAACATTTCCTTCCACACCCTTCCCTTTGAAGGAGAGGTTTGAAGTGCCTCCAGTACAACTGAAAACAGGAACAGATGATCCAGATTGCTTTGAATTAAGATCCAGGCGTTCAATCATTCGTGCAAGACCAACAATTCCTGCATTCATCTCACGCTGAACTCCTTTGCCTAGCTCCTTTACTGAGTTATTATGAGCAAGCAGCTTCTCCTTAAAGCCTCGGGTACTTTTTGAGATTGATTCCTTGTATCTGTTTCAAAACGTCCACACTCATAAAGAAGTGACGAAACGAGGAAACATCATTTACAAAATAAACCCAAAAGGCAAGATATCAACCTGGATGAAGCAGCAGACAGTTTAGATTTGAGTGTCTCTGGAAAGGAGAACATCTCAGATGCACTTGGTCTTCTTGGACTATCAGATGGTGGCTGGCAATAAAGAATGCTGAATGATGACGCAAACAGTGGTAAGATACATGAAGAATTACCAAAAAGGTAAAACGCAGCACAGATGCAAGAAATTATTCATGTTTTCCTGTGAAAGAAAAATCTAGCATCCCAGGTAAAATGGCCTCAAGTCTGTTGACTATATTTTTAGGACAAAATATGATTGGAGAAAGTAGTGCATTCCAGGCAATGAAATATGACACTGAATTGTGGGGATAACTGACGATATTCATTAGCTGCTTGAGACATCCAACCAAGTATTCTGATTTGCAACTGTAAGGCTTATAAAACTAAGATAGACAAAAAGCAGATGATGCCCCAAGAAGCAAGGTTAATGAACATGAAGCATGCAATAATCCTTTAAGACTCGAAGCCAGTGGCACATACCTGGGATTAAAAGGGATATCTCTGTTGAGAGGAGTACTGGAGACCAAATTAACATCCACAGATGCCGGAGGTTCAAAGTTGTCAGCAGAAGGTATGTCCGAAGATGCTGATCGACCCCTAGTTGATCCGTAACTTAAATTTGGGCAATCTTCTGGTGAACCTGCATATGGTTGCCTTGACATATTCGTGGGAGAGGTGAAAGCAAGAACTTGGGAAGGACCAATCCCAGAATATCTCTGCCTTTCCCTTCTACAAACATATTGAGGTCTACTAGTAGCAGCAGTCAGATGCTGCATTATACGCTCATCAAAATCAGAGACATCTGAATTAGGTATGTCCTGTAAATTTCAGTTTCACCTCTTATCAATAAGCAGTCCTTTCTCACCATGCCAACCATTAATCAAGCATATGGATTCTTGATACTAGCGATTCATATTGAATACAATAACTTACATGCCCGAGATCAAAGTCCTCACTGAAACTATGAAGAGATGTGGGAGCAGCAGAATAACTGTTTCTTGACCTTAAGTGCCTGTCAATACCAACTGCAGCTAGAAGCTCTTGGCTACAATTGCAGAATGAACCCTGGTTTTCAAAAACAGAGGAGAACATGGATCTTTACATGAAAACATTTTGTTTCACAAGGAAATATATACCTGGCAGAGTCCCTTAAGACAAGTAACTGGCAACATATTGGGCACTCTTTGCTCCTTTGAGACCTAAAAGAATAAAAACGTTCATTAAAAAGGAACCAATGGAATTCACGTGTCCATGCCTGCATGGGTGGTGGGGGCTAAATAATGTACTTTATCTCCcaagaaaatatagaaaatggaaTAGAAAGTGATAAGGTACCATTCAAGGATACAATGAAGATGATATTCATGTTTGCAACTGGTAATCTGAGACAGAAACAAGTTCCAAGGAGTTAAATATCCCATTTGACAGTTTAATCTAGGTGTCACTCTTTCTAGACAATGCAATTCTTtggattttaaattt
This genomic interval from Carya illinoinensis cultivar Pawnee chromosome 2, C.illinoinensisPawnee_v1, whole genome shotgun sequence contains the following:
- the LOC122300525 gene encoding E3 ubiquitin-protein ligase RHF1A-like isoform X1, coding for MNPHLSLFFDSTVVTHPYVQRDYLSTLTFVLSLTIVTDSCPPRLLLLDVTRHCQLPSPPLSPTNFTSNITSCKHEYHLHCILEWSQRSKECPICCQLLVLRDSASQELLAAVGIDRHLRSRNSYSAAPTSLHSFSEDFDLGHDIPNSDVSDFDERIMQHLTAATSRPQYVCRRERQRYSGIGPSQVLAFTSPTNMSRQPYAGSPEDCPNLSYGSTRGRSASSDIPSADNFEPPASVDVNLVSSTPLNRDIPFNPSILYCQPPSDSPRRPSASEMFSFPETLKSKLSAASSRYKESISKSTRGFKEKLLAHNNSVKELGKGVQREMNAGIVGLARMIERLDLNSKQSGSSVPVFSCTGGTSNLSFKGKGVEGNVDARSLDRISGQIACDLSPNATYNSGATHVQSGNPHPKVLKFYL
- the LOC122300525 gene encoding E3 ubiquitin-protein ligase RHF1A-like isoform X3 yields the protein MANVTPYSSSSSTSENPVVSAASSSSGAPEDVFEDACSICLEPFTTVDPSNITSCKHEYHLHCILEWSQRSKECPICCQLLVLRDSASQELLAAVGIDRHLRSRNSYSAAPTSLHSFSEDFDLGHDIPNSDVSDFDERIMQHLTAATSRPQYVCRRERQRYSGIGPSQVLAFTSPTNMSRQPYAGSPEDCPNLSYGSTRGRSASSDIPSADNFEPPASVDVNLVSSTPLNRDIPFNPSILYCQPPSDSPRRPSASEMFSFPETLKSKLSAASSRYKESISKSTRGFKEKLLAHNNSVKELGKGVQREMNAGIVGLARMIERLDLNSKQSGSSVPVFSCTGGTSNLSFKGKGVEGNVDARSLDRISGQIACDLSPNATYNSGATHVQSGNPHPKVLKFYL
- the LOC122300525 gene encoding E3 ubiquitin-protein ligase RHF1A-like isoform X4, with amino-acid sequence MSLATASYHLLHSRRRISLLTSQRSKECPICCQLLVLRDSASQELLAAVGIDRHLRSRNSYSAAPTSLHSFSEDFDLGHDIPNSDVSDFDERIMQHLTAATSRPQYVCRRERQRYSGIGPSQVLAFTSPTNMSRQPYAGSPEDCPNLSYGSTRGRSASSDIPSADNFEPPASVDVNLVSSTPLNRDIPFNPSILYCQPPSDSPRRPSASEMFSFPETLKSKLSAASSRYKESISKSTRGFKEKLLAHNNSVKELGKGVQREMNAGIVGLARMIERLDLNSKQSGSSVPVFSCTGGTSNLSFKGKGVEGNVDARSLDRISGQIACDLSPNATYNSGATHVQSGNPHPKVLKFYL
- the LOC122300525 gene encoding E3 ubiquitin-protein ligase RHF1A-like isoform X2, with the translated sequence MNPHLSLFFDSTVVTHPYVQRDYLSTLTFVLSLTIVTDSCPPRLLLLDVTRHCQLPSPPLSPTNFTSNITSCKHEYHLHCILEWSQRSKECPICCQLLVLRDSASQELLAAVGIDRHLRSRNSYSAAPTSLHSFSEDFDLGHDIPNSDVSDFDERIMQHLTAATSRPQYVCRRERQRYSGIGPSQVLAFTSPTNMSRQPYAGSPEDCPNLSYGSTRGRSASSDIPSADNFEPPASVDVNLVSSTPLNRDIPFNPSILYCQPPSDSPRRPSASEMFSFPETLKSKLSAASSRYKESISKSTRGFKEKLLAHNNSVKELGKGVQREMNAGIVGLARMIERLDLNSKQSGSSVPVFSCTGGTSNLSFKGKGVEGNVDARSLDRISGQIACDLSPNATYNSGATHVQSGNPHPKSGY